One genomic segment of Mesoterricola silvestris includes these proteins:
- a CDS encoding TetR/AcrR family transcriptional regulator, producing MRRAYRPEEKELRRKAILAAAAQLFSACRYQDLRMADLARLLGMGKGTLYLYFPTKEALFLAVLKAEMGGWFQGAARRLEATAPGEDPERVAAGLVRELLDRPLLPGLQALVHGVLEQNVPREETLAFARFLQDGVTRVGACLERAIPALAPGRGAQFLLRFYGLVIGSQLMSGRPPSVAEALEEPGLHVFDFTFEGVFTGAVVDLLKGMLQGELAASNQGGTTAAP from the coding sequence ATGCGGCGTGCCTACAGGCCTGAAGAGAAGGAGCTCCGGCGCAAGGCCATCCTTGCCGCCGCGGCCCAGCTCTTCAGCGCCTGCCGCTACCAGGACCTGCGCATGGCCGACCTGGCGCGGCTGCTGGGCATGGGCAAGGGCACCCTCTACCTCTACTTCCCCACCAAGGAGGCCCTGTTCCTGGCGGTGCTCAAGGCGGAGATGGGCGGGTGGTTCCAGGGCGCGGCCCGGCGCCTGGAGGCCACGGCCCCCGGGGAGGACCCCGAGCGGGTCGCCGCGGGTCTCGTGCGCGAACTGCTGGACCGGCCCCTGCTGCCCGGCCTCCAGGCCCTGGTGCACGGCGTCCTGGAGCAGAACGTGCCCCGGGAGGAGACGCTGGCCTTCGCGCGGTTCCTGCAGGACGGCGTGACCCGCGTGGGGGCCTGCCTCGAGCGGGCCATCCCGGCCCTGGCGCCGGGCCGGGGCGCCCAGTTCCTCCTGCGCTTCTACGGCCTGGTCATCGGCTCCCAGCTCATGTCCGGGCGGCCCCCGTCCGTGGCCGAGGCCCTGGAGGAACCGGGCCTCCACGTGTTCGATTTCACCTTCGAAGGCGTCTTCACGGGCGCGGTGGTGGATCTCCTGAAGGGGATGCTGCAGGGGGAACTGGCGGCTTCGAACCAGGGAGGTACGACAGCGGCACCTTGA
- a CDS encoding M4 family metallopeptidase, producing the protein MALNRRTYTLLTLALAAAPAFAQVNALSHLTNLRSSLGLDGQHSFAQRNAIRDEAGRTHVRFQQFYQGVPVFGGMAITHTDATGSERPITDHLVRNIALNVQPNLAPAEAVAVAHGHLAPTGAYAQEPTAKLVVYPVKALAAKAGRFQAANAEDFEEQVIRHVLAYHVHTSLRNEGETRDTDYIIDAHTGAILDTWDDLHTTAAVGSGISQFSGTVALNTNLNGSNYELKDTVRSMNISTYNLNHGTSGTGTLYTDADDAWGNGTNYTGSTTSTTSATGQTAAVDAHYGVGITFDFYKNLFGRNGIDGAGKATYSRVHYSTSYDNAFWDDTCFCMTYGDGSSFKSLEAPDVAGHEMSHGVCASTANLTYSGESGGLNEANSDMFGNMVELYARNGFTMPATVANTDACWTVGEQLSSTPLRYMYKPSLDGSSPNAWSSTVKNLDVHYSSGPANRMFFFLSQGASATNTSNYYSSYAPSGFSGIGPEKAIRIWYKALTTYMTSSTNYAAARTAALSAASDLYGAAGAEYAAVQNAFGAINVGALASTGVSVVLTPSTATLAPNATQQFTAAVSGSTTTTVTWTCTGGTVTSAGLYTAPATVGTYTVTATSTADTSKSASATVTVTTGSTTYAEVESNGTIATANAVGNAVTKITGFIGTTTDADYFKVLVGAGATLTVNMTGPAKDYDLYLYNASGTKLASSTGTTSTESVTYKNTGTAGVNYYILVKGYNKAYSTTAGYTLALTR; encoded by the coding sequence ATGGCCTTGAACCGTCGTACCTACACCCTCCTCACCCTCGCCCTGGCCGCCGCTCCGGCGTTCGCCCAGGTGAATGCCCTCAGCCACCTCACGAACCTGCGCAGCTCCCTGGGGCTGGACGGGCAGCACTCCTTCGCCCAGCGCAATGCCATCAGGGACGAAGCGGGCCGGACCCACGTGCGCTTCCAGCAGTTCTACCAGGGCGTGCCGGTGTTCGGCGGCATGGCCATCACCCACACGGACGCCACGGGATCCGAGCGCCCCATCACCGACCACCTGGTGCGCAACATCGCCCTCAACGTGCAGCCCAACCTCGCCCCCGCCGAGGCCGTGGCCGTGGCCCACGGGCACCTCGCCCCCACCGGCGCCTATGCCCAGGAGCCCACCGCCAAGCTGGTGGTGTACCCCGTGAAGGCCCTCGCCGCCAAGGCGGGCCGCTTCCAGGCCGCCAACGCGGAGGACTTCGAGGAGCAGGTGATCCGCCACGTCCTGGCCTACCACGTGCACACCTCCCTGCGCAACGAGGGTGAAACCCGCGACACCGACTACATCATCGACGCCCACACCGGGGCGATCCTGGACACCTGGGACGATCTGCACACCACCGCCGCCGTGGGCTCGGGCATCTCCCAGTTCAGCGGCACCGTGGCCCTGAACACCAACCTGAACGGCAGCAATTACGAGCTCAAGGACACGGTCCGGAGCATGAACATCTCCACCTACAACCTCAACCACGGCACCAGCGGCACCGGCACCCTCTACACGGACGCCGACGACGCCTGGGGCAACGGCACCAACTACACCGGCTCGACCACCTCCACCACCAGCGCCACGGGCCAGACCGCGGCGGTGGACGCCCACTACGGCGTGGGGATCACCTTCGACTTCTACAAGAACCTCTTCGGCCGCAACGGCATCGACGGGGCCGGCAAGGCCACCTACAGCCGCGTGCACTACAGCACGAGCTACGACAACGCCTTCTGGGACGACACGTGCTTCTGCATGACCTACGGCGACGGCAGCTCCTTCAAGAGCCTCGAGGCCCCCGACGTGGCCGGCCACGAGATGAGCCACGGCGTGTGCGCCTCCACGGCGAACCTCACCTACTCCGGCGAGTCCGGCGGCCTCAACGAGGCCAACTCCGACATGTTCGGCAACATGGTCGAGCTCTACGCCCGCAACGGCTTCACGATGCCCGCCACCGTGGCGAACACCGACGCGTGCTGGACCGTGGGCGAGCAGCTCTCCTCCACCCCCCTGCGCTACATGTACAAGCCCAGCCTGGACGGATCGAGCCCCAACGCCTGGTCCTCCACCGTGAAGAACCTCGACGTGCACTACAGCTCGGGCCCGGCCAACCGGATGTTCTTCTTCCTCAGCCAGGGCGCCAGCGCGACCAACACCAGCAACTACTACAGCTCCTACGCCCCCTCCGGCTTCAGCGGCATCGGTCCCGAGAAGGCCATCCGCATCTGGTACAAGGCGCTCACCACCTACATGACCTCCAGCACCAACTACGCCGCGGCCCGCACCGCCGCCCTCAGCGCGGCCTCGGACCTCTACGGCGCCGCCGGCGCCGAGTATGCCGCCGTGCAGAACGCCTTCGGCGCCATCAACGTGGGCGCCCTGGCCTCCACGGGGGTGTCCGTGGTCCTGACCCCCTCCACCGCCACCCTGGCCCCCAACGCCACCCAGCAGTTCACCGCGGCCGTCAGCGGCAGCACCACCACCACCGTGACCTGGACCTGCACGGGCGGCACGGTCACCTCCGCCGGCCTCTACACCGCCCCCGCCACCGTGGGCACCTACACCGTCACCGCGACCTCCACCGCCGACACCAGCAAGTCCGCGAGCGCCACCGTGACCGTCACCACCGGTTCCACCACCTACGCCGAGGTGGAAAGCAACGGCACCATCGCCACCGCCAACGCCGTGGGCAACGCCGTCACGAAGATCACCGGCTTCATCGGCACCACCACCGACGCCGACTACTTCAAGGTCCTCGTGGGCGCCGGCGCCACCCTCACCGTCAACATGACGGGCCCCGCCAAGGACTACGACCTCTACCTGTACAACGCGTCGGGCACCAAGCTCGCCAGCAGCACCGGCACGACGTCCACCGAGTCCGTCACCTACAAGAACACCGGAACCGCCGGCGTCAACTACTACATCCTGGTGAAGGGCTACAACAAGGCCTACTCCACCACCGCCGGCTACACGCTCGCACTCACGCGATAG